A single genomic interval of Spirosoma linguale DSM 74 harbors:
- a CDS encoding DoxX family protein (PFAM: DoxX family protein), whose translation MTNNKLAQLILRIGLGINMLMHGLVRLPKLSAFVDKTEAGFAATILPSLLTKAFLYTLPFLELATGILILLGSEFTRWGYFLGGLIIAALLLGTTLKEDWNAAGTQMIYVIAFYLALRGLDPATRNRFR comes from the coding sequence ATGACGAATAACAAACTGGCTCAGCTTATTCTTCGCATTGGACTGGGCATTAATATGCTCATGCACGGCCTTGTTCGTCTGCCCAAACTCAGCGCTTTTGTTGACAAAACGGAAGCCGGGTTTGCTGCCACCATTCTGCCAAGCCTGTTGACAAAGGCGTTCCTGTATACACTGCCATTTCTTGAACTAGCCACAGGTATTCTCATTTTGCTGGGCAGTGAGTTTACCAGGTGGGGGTACTTTCTGGGTGGGCTTATCATTGCGGCTCTTTTGTTAGGTACAACCCTGAAAGAGGACTGGAATGCGGCTGGCACGCAAATGATCTATGTCATAGCTTTTTATCTGGCGCTACGTGGACTGGACCCGGCTACACGCAATCGGTTCCGGTAG
- a CDS encoding putative lipoprotein (KEGG: cja:CJA_0033 putative lipoprotein), which produces MKSTLLLMSLLTGSMLTFTSCSEENVTTTGALPYQSSFQRDADGWVAGLTDYGTDQESIMEFKSAWRGLPTPLDTTRKSIMIESMNRSDDAFMFIKKKLTGLTPNTEYSLVFNVELASQYPSNSIGIGGSPGSSVFLKAGASAVEPVRVLKDGFYTINIDKGEQNNDGKDAIRIGDISTGNSEEGYKLITRTNQATPFKARTNAQGELWLIVGTDSGFEGLTTLYYSKINVTTKETK; this is translated from the coding sequence ATGAAATCAACGTTGTTATTAATGTCCCTTTTAACGGGCAGTATGCTCACATTTACATCCTGTAGCGAGGAAAATGTCACGACAACAGGGGCTCTCCCCTATCAGTCTTCGTTTCAACGCGATGCGGATGGCTGGGTAGCGGGCCTTACCGATTACGGAACGGATCAGGAGAGTATTATGGAATTCAAATCGGCTTGGAGAGGGCTACCGACTCCATTGGATACTACCCGTAAGTCGATTATGATCGAAAGCATGAATCGAAGCGACGATGCATTCATGTTCATTAAAAAGAAACTCACGGGCCTGACACCAAACACAGAGTATTCTTTGGTGTTCAATGTCGAATTAGCCTCCCAGTATCCCAGCAATTCAATTGGGATTGGCGGCTCACCCGGAAGCAGCGTTTTCCTTAAAGCAGGTGCCTCGGCGGTGGAGCCGGTCAGGGTGTTAAAAGATGGCTTTTACACCATCAATATCGACAAAGGAGAGCAGAACAACGATGGGAAAGATGCCATCCGAATAGGTGATATCAGCACAGGTAATTCTGAAGAAGGTTACAAGCTCATCACCCGCACAAATCAGGCTACTCCGTTCAAAGCCCGGACCAACGCCCAGGGAGAACTTTGGCTGATTGTTGGTACAGATTCCGGCTTCGAAGGATTGACAACGCTGTATTACAGTAAGATCAACGTTACGACTAAAGAGACGAAGTAA
- a CDS encoding Integrase catalytic region (PFAM: Integrase catalytic region~KEGG: yen:YE3292 putative transposase for insertion element IS1669) yields MEVICKLFGRVRQAWYAATRRQEKVGFQTDAILQEVRRIRRDIPGMGTHKLHHEMQVFLTRHRIKLGRDRLHALLKENGMLAKRKAQKVTTTQSNHTHFKYPNKVKNVIPSRANELWVSDLTYISVGPTYAYLYIIMDAFSRKIVGWSFEKTMHAQGALRSLNMALLARKDISQSLIHHSDRGVQYCSWAYVQRLRQVNATISMTESGDPNENSMAERVLQSLKEDCKLSRTFTSFAAATEGIERAIMAYNTVRPHASLNYLTPHQMHQRKRKVKLRWYPYKKVRYGNVQYEGLLR; encoded by the coding sequence ATGGAGGTAATTTGTAAGCTGTTTGGCCGAGTGAGACAAGCCTGGTATGCGGCTACCCGGCGACAGGAGAAGGTGGGATTTCAGACGGATGCTATCTTACAGGAAGTCAGGCGAATACGCCGTGACATTCCAGGCATGGGCACCCACAAACTCCATCATGAAATGCAAGTATTTTTAACCCGGCATCGTATCAAGCTGGGCCGGGATCGCTTGCATGCGCTGTTGAAAGAGAACGGCATGTTGGCGAAACGAAAGGCCCAGAAGGTCACGACAACTCAATCGAATCATACGCATTTTAAATACCCTAACAAGGTCAAAAATGTGATTCCTTCTCGAGCTAATGAGCTGTGGGTGAGCGACCTGACGTATATCTCAGTGGGTCCGACTTATGCGTATCTGTACATCATTATGGATGCTTTTTCACGAAAGATCGTGGGTTGGTCTTTTGAGAAGACGATGCATGCTCAGGGAGCTTTAAGGTCACTGAATATGGCTTTGTTAGCCCGGAAAGATATCAGCCAGTCGTTGATCCACCATTCCGATCGGGGCGTCCAATACTGCTCCTGGGCGTACGTGCAACGATTACGTCAGGTGAATGCGACCATCAGTATGACTGAGTCGGGTGATCCAAACGAAAACTCGATGGCTGAGCGCGTGCTTCAGTCCCTAAAAGAGGATTGCAAACTGAGCCGTACCTTTACTTCTTTCGCGGCAGCAACTGAGGGTATTGAACGAGCGATTATGGCTTATAACACGGTTCGTCCGCACGCTTCGCTGAATTATTTAACTCCGCACCAGATGCACCAGCGAAAGCGTAAAGTCAAGTTACGCTGGTACCCCTACAAGAAGGTGAGGTACGGAAATGTACAATATGAGGGGCTCTTACGGTGA
- a CDS encoding FeS assembly protein SufB (TIGRFAM: FeS assembly protein SufB~PFAM: SufBD protein~KEGG: cbg:CbuG_0651 cysteine desulfurase activator complex subunit SufB), translated as MSKDADILESITNSEYKYGFETLIEADEAPVGLDESTIRFISAKKNEPDWLLENRLKAFRMWQEMTEPKWPNVSYPKIDYQAIKYYSAPKQKKTVNSLDEIDPELLDTFNRLGISLVEQKRLAGVVDSSPLDTAPGDRPRVAVDAVMDSVSVATTFKKDLAERGIIFCSISEAVHEHPELVKKYMGSVVPAKDNYFAALNAAVFTDGSFCYIPKGVRCPMELSTYFRINAAGTGQFERTLIVADEGSYVSYLEGCTAPMRDENQLHAAVVELVAMGNAEIKYSTVQNWYPGDKDGKGGIYNFVTKRGICDGPNAKISWTQVETGSSITWKYPSVILKGDNSIGEFYSVAVTNNMQQADTGTKMIHIGKNTKSRIVSKGISAGKSQNSYRGLVQVMKRAENARNYSQCDSLLLGDKCGAHTFPYLEVSNPSATVEHEATTSKIGEDQLFYCNQRGIPTEQAVALIINGYAKEVLNQLPMEFAVEAQKLLAISLEGSVG; from the coding sequence ATGAGCAAGGACGCGGATATTTTAGAAAGCATAACTAACTCCGAATATAAGTACGGATTCGAGACACTGATTGAAGCTGACGAAGCTCCTGTAGGCCTTGATGAAAGCACAATTCGTTTCATTTCTGCCAAAAAGAACGAACCCGACTGGCTCCTTGAGAATCGTCTGAAGGCGTTCCGGATGTGGCAGGAAATGACCGAGCCCAAATGGCCCAATGTTAGTTATCCCAAGATAGACTACCAGGCCATCAAATATTACTCTGCCCCGAAACAAAAGAAAACCGTTAACTCGCTCGACGAGATCGACCCCGAACTGCTGGATACATTCAACCGGCTCGGCATTTCGCTTGTCGAACAGAAACGGTTAGCTGGCGTCGTTGACTCCAGCCCCCTGGATACTGCTCCGGGCGACCGTCCTCGGGTGGCCGTCGATGCCGTTATGGATTCGGTGTCAGTAGCGACGACCTTTAAAAAAGACCTGGCCGAACGCGGCATCATCTTCTGTTCTATTTCGGAAGCCGTTCATGAGCACCCCGAATTAGTAAAGAAATACATGGGTTCGGTAGTGCCCGCTAAGGACAATTATTTCGCGGCCCTGAACGCGGCTGTTTTCACCGACGGCTCGTTCTGTTACATTCCAAAGGGCGTTCGCTGCCCGATGGAGCTGTCGACTTACTTCCGCATCAATGCGGCTGGTACGGGTCAGTTCGAACGCACGCTTATTGTTGCCGACGAAGGCTCGTATGTGAGTTACCTCGAAGGCTGCACAGCTCCCATGCGTGACGAAAACCAGCTTCACGCAGCCGTTGTTGAGTTAGTTGCGATGGGCAATGCCGAAATCAAGTACTCAACGGTACAGAACTGGTACCCCGGTGATAAAGACGGCAAAGGCGGTATTTATAACTTCGTAACCAAACGGGGCATCTGCGATGGCCCGAATGCCAAAATTTCCTGGACACAGGTCGAAACAGGCTCTTCCATTACCTGGAAATATCCGTCGGTTATTCTGAAAGGCGACAATTCCATTGGTGAGTTCTATTCGGTGGCCGTTACCAACAACATGCAGCAGGCCGATACGGGTACTAAAATGATCCATATTGGCAAAAACACCAAGAGCCGGATTGTATCGAAAGGTATTTCGGCGGGCAAAAGCCAGAACTCTTACCGGGGTCTGGTACAGGTGATGAAACGCGCCGAAAATGCCCGCAACTACTCACAATGCGATTCGCTGCTGCTGGGTGATAAATGCGGTGCGCACACGTTCCCTTATCTGGAAGTGAGCAATCCATCGGCCACGGTCGAACACGAAGCAACGACTTCGAAAATCGGCGAAGATCAGCTGTTTTATTGCAACCAGCGCGGTATACCTACCGAACAGGCCGTGGCACTGATCATCAACGGATACGCCAAGGAAGTGCTGAACCAACTCCCGATGGAATTTGCGGTAGAAGCGCAAAAGCTTCTGGCCATCAGCCTGGAAGGTAGCGTTGGTTAA